Part of the Desulfobacterales bacterium genome is shown below.
GGCGTTTCATTCCTATTACAGCCACCACAGGGTCCTGACCGATACGCCTGAGCTGACCCTCGGCAGGCTTTACATGATTCAGGCAATAAAGGAAGTGATCCGGAACGGTCTTACGCTGCTGGGTGTTTCTGCGCCGGAGAAGATGTAACCCCGGCGCCGGGGGTAAGAATGTACTGCATCCGGAATGAATCCCCGGGCGGGGATGGGTTGATTGTCCTGGGTTTCATCAGACAGGACCATGGAAACTGGCCATGTCAGGGGCGTTGAGTGTATGGGAAAAAAAACACAGCCGTTAAAATTGTCAGCAAAACCGGAAAAGATGCTTTTGGGCTGTGCCACTGGCGCTGTACTTCGCCGATATGGCCCTATCGTCCTTATATCGGGATGGATGTTTATTCTCGGTGTTCTGGTGGGCCGGGAAACGGCTCCGATAAAATTTGATATCGAAAAGATTCATCATGAACTGGCGGCTCTCAAAAAAACGGTAGATCAAAAACAACAGAACCGGTTTAAAATTATTCCGGAAGATATGTCCGGTAAAAATGAGCTTGAATTTTATGAGGCGCTGAAAGTAACCGATGATGCTGAATCCGTTGAGATGCCTGTCGATTCCGGGGCCGTTCATATCGGAGCCATCCCTCATAAAACAGCTGTGTTGAAAAAATCGGAAAAGCGTGCTGAAATATCCAAGCTCGTTTTGGCAGCCGAAGTCGATAAACCCGTCATATCACCGGAAAAGGAGTCTCGCAAAGGCGAATATGTTATTCAGGTCGCCTCAATGAAAGACGGCAGCATGTGCGACGCGCTGGTCAGTTCGCTTAGAAAGAAAGGATATCCGGCATGCCGTACCGAGGGAAATATTCCTGGCAAGGGGATATGGTTTCGCGTCAGAATCGGCAGTTTTAAAACAAGGGATGAGGCAGCGCAAACGATGCAGCG
Proteins encoded:
- a CDS encoding SPOR domain-containing protein — translated: MGKKTQPLKLSAKPEKMLLGCATGAVLRRYGPIVLISGWMFILGVLVGRETAPIKFDIEKIHHELAALKKTVDQKQQNRFKIIPEDMSGKNELEFYEALKVTDDAESVEMPVDSGAVHIGAIPHKTAVLKKSEKRAEISKLVLAAEVDKPVISPEKESRKGEYVIQVASMKDGSMCDALVSSLRKKGYPACRTEGNIPGKGIWFRVRIGSFKTRDEAAQTMQRLKNEKFKPMLIRNRNAS